In Sphingobacteriaceae bacterium, the following proteins share a genomic window:
- the lpdA gene encoding dihydrolipoyl dehydrogenase has translation MEKFDVTIIGGGPGGYVAAIRCAQLGMKTALVEKYPSLGGTCLNVGCIPSKALLDSSEHFYNAVHHFEEHGIDIKAPKVNLKQMIERKRGVVKMTVDGINFLMKKNKITVYTGHGTFVTKNTIEVAKADGSKEQIETGKTIIATGSKPSSLPGIEIDKKRVITSTEALEMTEVPKNLIIIGGGVIGLELGSVYGRLGSKVTVVEFMDRIIPGMDGALSKELTRVLKKNLGFEFLMKHKVTGVKASAKEVTVTALNAKDEPIEIKGDYCLVSVGRKPYTDNLGLEKIGVKLDNRGRIETDDHLKTSVDGIYAIGDVVKGAMLAHKAEEEGTYVAEQLAGQKPHINYNLIPGVVYTWPEVAAVGFTEEQLKEQGKKYRVGSFPFKASGRARASMDTDGFVKVLADEATDEILGVHMIGPRTADMIAEAVVAMEYRASAEDISRMSHAHPTFTESMKEACLDATGKRAIHI, from the coding sequence ATGGAAAAATTTGATGTAACCATTATTGGTGGTGGTCCCGGCGGATATGTAGCCGCAATTCGCTGTGCACAGTTAGGTATGAAAACGGCATTGGTAGAAAAATATCCTTCTTTAGGTGGAACTTGCCTTAACGTGGGTTGCATTCCATCAAAAGCTTTACTGGATTCAAGCGAACATTTTTACAATGCTGTTCATCACTTCGAAGAGCATGGTATCGACATTAAAGCGCCGAAAGTGAATCTGAAACAAATGATTGAACGCAAACGCGGTGTCGTAAAAATGACGGTGGACGGGATCAATTTTTTAATGAAAAAAAATAAGATCACCGTTTATACAGGTCACGGAACTTTTGTAACTAAAAACACTATTGAAGTTGCAAAAGCTGACGGAAGCAAAGAACAAATTGAAACTGGAAAAACAATTATTGCAACGGGGTCAAAGCCTTCTTCCTTACCAGGAATTGAAATTGACAAAAAACGTGTAATTACTTCCACCGAAGCATTAGAAATGACCGAAGTCCCTAAAAACCTTATCATTATTGGTGGCGGCGTTATCGGACTAGAATTAGGAAGCGTTTACGGCCGCTTAGGAAGCAAAGTAACGGTGGTTGAATTTATGGATCGCATCATTCCTGGAATGGATGGCGCCTTGAGTAAAGAGTTAACCCGCGTACTTAAAAAGAATTTAGGATTTGAATTCTTAATGAAACATAAAGTTACCGGTGTAAAAGCAAGCGCCAAAGAGGTAACCGTTACCGCATTAAATGCAAAAGATGAACCTATAGAAATTAAAGGCGACTACTGTTTAGTTTCAGTGGGACGTAAACCTTACACGGATAATTTAGGTCTTGAAAAAATAGGCGTAAAACTAGATAACCGTGGACGAATTGAAACAGACGATCATCTGAAAACCAGTGTGGATGGCATTTACGCTATTGGTGATGTTGTGAAAGGTGCTATGTTGGCTCACAAAGCGGAAGAAGAAGGAACCTATGTGGCTGAGCAATTAGCCGGACAAAAACCACATATCAATTACAACTTGATTCCAGGTGTTGTTTACACATGGCCTGAAGTTGCTGCAGTAGGATTTACCGAAGAGCAATTAAAAGAGCAAGGAAAAAAATACAGGGTTGGTTCATTTCCTTTTAAAGCAAGCGGAAGAGCAAGAGCGAGTATGGATACAGATGGTTTTGTAAAAGTATTGGCCGATGAAGCTACAGATGAAATTTTGGGTGTACACATGATCGGTCCGCGCACCGCAGACATGATTGCTGAAGCCGTGGTAGCCATGGAATACAGGGCGAGTGCAGAAGATATAAGCAGAATGAGTCACGCGCACCCTACTTTTACAGAAAGTATGAAGGAAGCCTGTCTTGATGCTACAGGAAAAAGAGCAATACATATTTAA
- the purE gene encoding 5-(carboxyamino)imidazole ribonucleotide mutase, producing the protein MMSNPKVGIIMGSNSDLPTMQAAADILKQFDIAYEIDVVSAHRTPEKMFDYAKSAHGRGLQVIIAGAGGAAHLPGMVASLTPLPVIGVPVKSSNSIDGWDSLLSIVQMPNGVPVATVAVNASQNAGILAAQIIGCSDKVILDKMISFKEGLKEKVLQASKEMKK; encoded by the coding sequence ATGATGAGCAATCCAAAAGTTGGAATTATAATGGGAAGTAACAGCGATTTGCCAACTATGCAGGCCGCTGCGGACATCCTGAAACAGTTTGATATCGCTTATGAAATCGACGTTGTTTCAGCGCATCGCACTCCAGAAAAAATGTTTGACTATGCCAAAAGCGCTCATGGCAGAGGTTTGCAGGTTATTATTGCCGGAGCCGGCGGTGCCGCGCACTTACCGGGAATGGTTGCTTCTTTAACTCCTTTACCGGTTATCGGTGTGCCAGTAAAAAGCAGCAACAGTATTGATGGTTGGGATAGCTTATTAAGCATAGTACAAATGCCTAATGGTGTTCCGGTTGCCACGGTAGCAGTTAACGCTTCGCAGAACGCCGGAATTTTAGCAGCACAAATAATTGGGTGCTCCGATAAAGTTATACTGGATAAAATGATTTCTTTTAAAGAAGGCTTGAAAGAAAAAGTATTGCAGGCGAGTAAGGAGATGAAGAAATAA
- a CDS encoding peptidase M28 family protein: MKYLFIFLSLGFFKPVVFSQNQDSLVIRKIYDHYLTKSRCYSNLEELTTKIGGRLSGSPQAAQAVEWAKKAMYAAGADTVILQPCMVPHWVRGAKEKCSFTSAKSKTPISLKCIALGSSVGTGAKGVKAQVIQVKSFEDLERLGEKNIKGKIVFYNVFFDQTKIRTGNAYGETVKFRARGASYAAKYGAVACLVRSMTSVADDEPHTGNMAYDTTISKIKIAAVALSYKAADLLLEGLSKDNDVLVYLETHCEKLPDAPSFNVVGQINGSEKPNEFIIAGGHLDSWDNGQGAHDDGAGIVQCVEILSAFKQSGIRPKHSIRAVAFMNEENGLAGGNAYAKFAKEKNEKHIAALEADAGGYTPRGFLVDTAKGLYKQVSGWKALFHPYLIDRVEMEGGGADLNALANSGVPCIGFEPDTQRYFDIHHTAADTFDKINKRELELSGAAIAALLYLLDAYN; this comes from the coding sequence ATGAAATATCTTTTTATTTTTTTAAGTCTGGGATTTTTTAAACCGGTTGTTTTTTCGCAAAACCAGGATTCACTTGTTATACGCAAGATCTACGATCATTATCTCACAAAAAGCAGGTGTTATTCAAATCTCGAAGAACTCACTACAAAAATAGGCGGACGGTTAAGTGGAAGTCCCCAGGCCGCGCAAGCCGTTGAGTGGGCCAAAAAGGCGATGTATGCAGCAGGCGCTGATACGGTTATTCTTCAACCTTGTATGGTGCCGCATTGGGTAAGAGGAGCAAAAGAAAAATGTTCATTTACCTCCGCTAAATCAAAAACGCCGATCTCACTTAAGTGTATTGCGCTCGGAAGTTCGGTAGGCACAGGTGCAAAAGGAGTCAAGGCACAGGTTATCCAGGTAAAAAGTTTTGAAGATCTTGAGAGGCTAGGTGAAAAAAATATCAAAGGAAAAATAGTTTTTTACAATGTATTTTTTGACCAGACAAAAATTCGTACCGGAAATGCTTATGGCGAAACGGTGAAGTTTAGGGCCCGGGGTGCGAGTTATGCTGCCAAATACGGTGCTGTGGCATGCCTTGTGCGCAGTATGACTTCCGTTGCCGACGACGAGCCTCACACAGGAAACATGGCTTACGACACCACTATTTCCAAAATAAAAATTGCTGCAGTAGCTTTGAGTTATAAAGCTGCCGACCTTTTACTCGAAGGACTTTCGAAAGACAATGATGTGCTTGTTTATCTTGAAACGCATTGCGAAAAGTTACCCGACGCTCCCTCTTTTAACGTGGTAGGACAAATTAACGGAAGCGAAAAACCAAATGAATTTATCATTGCCGGTGGTCACCTCGACAGCTGGGATAATGGCCAGGGCGCGCATGACGATGGCGCCGGCATAGTGCAATGCGTAGAGATTTTATCTGCGTTTAAACAATCAGGCATTCGCCCTAAACATTCAATAAGAGCTGTAGCTTTTATGAATGAAGAAAATGGTTTGGCAGGAGGAAATGCTTATGCAAAATTCGCTAAGGAAAAAAACGAAAAACACATTGCCGCTTTAGAAGCAGATGCAGGAGGTTACACTCCAAGAGGTTTTCTGGTAGACACGGCAAAAGGATTATACAAGCAAGTTAGCGGCTGGAAAGCCTTATTTCATCCTTATCTTATAGATCGTGTTGAAATGGAAGGCGGTGGGGCTGACCTCAACGCTTTGGCAAACTCTGGAGTTCCCTGCATAGGATTTGAGCCCGATACTCAAAGATACTTCGACATTCATCACACAGCTGCTGATACCTTCGACAAAATAAATAAGCGTGAACTGGAACTCAGTGGCGCCGCTATTGCAGCCCTGCTTTACCTTTTAGATGCATATAACTGA
- the rocD gene encoding ornithine--oxo-acid transaminase, giving the protein MELEDNYGAHNYHPIPVVLEKGEGVFVWDVEGKKYFDFLAAYSAVNQGHCHPRIVKALTTQAQKLTLTSRAFYNSVLGEYEKYITSYFGYDKVLPMNTGVEGGETALKLARRWAYDVKGVKENKAKMVFAKGNFWGRTLAAISASNDPSSTNGFGPFLPGYELIDYNDLQALENAIKDPNTAAFMVEPIQGEAGVVVPDEGYLKGVRDLCTKYNVLFIADEVQTGLARTGKMLACDHEDVKPDILVLGKALSGGLMPVSAVLANNEVMLTIKPGEHGSTYGGNPLACAVAMEALKVLKEEKLAENSEKLGIVFRSEMNKLKDECDVITLVRGRGLFNAIVIKEKNGKTAWDVCVKFAEEGLLAKPTHGDIIRFAPPLVITEAQLMECVAIIRKVILSFA; this is encoded by the coding sequence ATGGAATTAGAAGACAATTATGGAGCCCATAATTATCATCCTATTCCAGTTGTATTAGAAAAAGGAGAAGGTGTGTTTGTGTGGGATGTGGAAGGAAAAAAGTATTTTGATTTTCTTGCAGCATATAGCGCAGTAAACCAGGGACATTGTCACCCGCGTATTGTAAAGGCCTTAACAACACAAGCTCAAAAACTGACCTTAACTTCCCGTGCATTTTATAATTCTGTGCTTGGCGAATACGAAAAATACATTACTTCTTATTTTGGTTACGATAAAGTTTTGCCCATGAATACCGGCGTTGAAGGTGGCGAAACCGCTTTAAAACTGGCACGTCGCTGGGCTTACGATGTTAAGGGAGTAAAAGAAAATAAAGCGAAAATGGTTTTCGCCAAAGGAAATTTTTGGGGAAGAACATTAGCAGCCATTTCTGCAAGTAACGATCCAAGCAGTACCAATGGCTTTGGTCCATTTTTACCAGGCTACGAATTAATAGATTATAACGATTTACAGGCCTTAGAAAATGCCATTAAAGATCCCAACACAGCTGCGTTTATGGTAGAGCCCATACAGGGCGAAGCCGGAGTTGTAGTTCCTGACGAAGGGTATTTAAAAGGTGTTCGCGATCTGTGTACAAAATATAATGTACTATTTATCGCCGATGAAGTTCAGACAGGTTTGGCCAGAACAGGAAAAATGCTTGCCTGTGATCATGAAGATGTGAAGCCTGATATTTTGGTTTTGGGTAAAGCTTTGAGCGGTGGTTTAATGCCCGTAAGCGCAGTTCTTGCAAACAATGAAGTGATGCTTACTATTAAACCAGGCGAACATGGCAGTACTTACGGCGGAAACCCTCTTGCTTGTGCCGTAGCAATGGAAGCTCTCAAAGTTTTAAAAGAGGAAAAACTTGCTGAAAACTCTGAAAAACTGGGAATCGTATTTAGAAGTGAAATGAATAAGTTGAAAGACGAGTGTGATGTTATTACACTTGTTCGCGGACGCGGTTTATTCAACGCTATTGTTATAAAAGAAAAAAATGGTAAAACAGCATGGGACGTTTGTGTAAAATTTGCTGAAGAAGGTTTGCTTGCAAAACCCACGCATGGAGATATTATCCGTTTCGCTCCACCGCTTGTTATTACCGAAGCGCAACTCATGGAATGCGTTGCCATTATTCGTAAAGTTATTTTATCTTTTGCCTGA
- a CDS encoding RNA methyltransferase, translating into MKVTTFFGLEEILAKELLQLGGKEITEFKRGVSVVGDIGFLYKANLCLHTALKVIIPITKFTADNEQELYDNIKSIDWERFISNSDTLMVESVLNSEIFTHSQFVSQKVKDGIVDRFRDKTGKRPDVDLLHPAFKLYVHIYKNEVSLNIDSSGDPLYKRGYRSDINEAPMKEVLAAGLVKLAGWERHHLLVDGMCGAGTIAIEAALWANNIPPGYYRNEFGFMRWRNFDEKTYDTIFDSAINKIRNDKVEIIANDIDFPTLKKAKINTKNAKVDDVINCTQESFFDMTPPRQAGVVILNPPYGERMPVPEIENMYKEIGNKLKKDFKGFSAWIITSSPEAIKSIGLRPSRRIQIFNGSLECRYLKFDLYDGSKKAVKNPDTMVKR; encoded by the coding sequence ATGAAAGTAACCACTTTTTTTGGCCTCGAAGAAATTCTTGCAAAAGAACTTCTGCAGCTTGGTGGAAAAGAAATAACAGAATTTAAAAGAGGTGTTTCCGTTGTGGGTGATATCGGTTTTTTATACAAGGCAAATCTTTGTTTACACACGGCGTTAAAAGTTATTATTCCTATCACAAAATTTACTGCCGACAATGAGCAGGAACTTTACGACAACATTAAGTCTATTGACTGGGAGCGTTTTATTTCCAACAGCGATACCCTTATGGTGGAAAGCGTTTTAAATTCGGAGATCTTTACCCACAGTCAGTTTGTTTCTCAAAAAGTTAAAGACGGCATTGTAGATCGTTTCCGCGATAAAACCGGTAAACGTCCCGATGTTGATCTCTTACATCCGGCATTTAAACTTTACGTTCACATTTATAAAAATGAAGTTTCGTTAAATATTGATAGCAGCGGAGATCCTTTATACAAAAGAGGGTATCGTTCCGATATTAATGAAGCTCCAATGAAAGAAGTACTTGCTGCAGGACTTGTGAAATTAGCAGGGTGGGAAAGGCATCACCTGCTTGTGGATGGAATGTGCGGTGCAGGCACCATTGCCATTGAAGCGGCACTCTGGGCAAACAATATTCCCCCGGGATATTACCGCAATGAATTTGGTTTTATGCGTTGGAGAAATTTTGACGAGAAAACTTACGATACCATTTTCGATAGTGCCATTAATAAGATCAGAAATGATAAGGTAGAAATTATTGCAAACGATATTGATTTTCCAACGCTTAAGAAAGCAAAAATAAATACCAAAAATGCGAAAGTGGATGATGTGATAAACTGCACGCAGGAATCTTTTTTTGATATGACTCCTCCGCGTCAGGCAGGTGTCGTTATTTTGAATCCCCCGTATGGAGAAAGAATGCCGGTTCCGGAAATTGAAAACATGTACAAAGAAATTGGAAATAAATTAAAAAAAGATTTCAAAGGTTTTAGTGCATGGATCATTACCAGTAGTCCCGAAGCCATTAAGAGCATAGGATTGCGACCATCGAGAAGAATACAGATTTTTAACGGGTCTTTGGAGTGTCGTTATTTGAAGTTTGACTTGTATGATGGAAGTAAAAAAGCCGTAAAAAATCCTGACACGATGGTTAAAAGATAA
- a CDS encoding 2-phosphosulfolactate phosphatase: MNIEVCFSPLSYPLFHNSNSIVVVIDILRASSAITTAFFNGVTKMIPVATVEEAQSYKEQGYLVAAERDGEIVQGFDLGNSPFGYMNAKVKGKTIAITTTNGTQAISVAKDAHKVIIGSFLNLDAVIEFLKKEKKDVVFLCAGWKNKFNLEDTLYAGAVAEQLIYKYGFNSACDSAIAAMELYKLAKHDLYGFLAHSSHRNRLEKLDLERDIKYCLTPNQCPVIPIMDRKFLVKG, from the coding sequence ATGAATATTGAAGTTTGTTTTAGCCCACTTTCTTACCCCTTATTCCATAATTCCAATTCCATTGTTGTTGTCATTGATATTTTAAGAGCTTCTTCTGCTATCACTACAGCTTTTTTTAATGGCGTTACCAAAATGATTCCCGTTGCTACCGTTGAGGAAGCTCAATCCTATAAGGAACAAGGGTATCTCGTAGCAGCTGAAAGAGATGGTGAAATAGTACAAGGCTTCGATCTTGGCAACAGTCCTTTTGGGTATATGAACGCCAAAGTAAAAGGAAAAACTATTGCCATTACAACTACTAATGGAACGCAAGCAATTTCTGTAGCAAAAGATGCTCACAAAGTCATTATCGGTAGCTTTTTAAATCTTGACGCCGTTATTGAGTTTTTAAAAAAAGAAAAGAAGGATGTTGTGTTTCTCTGCGCGGGATGGAAAAATAAATTTAACCTCGAGGATACTTTATACGCCGGCGCAGTAGCAGAGCAGCTCATTTATAAATACGGGTTTAATTCCGCCTGCGACTCGGCCATAGCTGCTATGGAACTCTACAAACTGGCAAAGCATGACCTTTACGGTTTTCTTGCACATTCATCTCATCGCAATCGTCTTGAAAAGCTGGATCTTGAACGGGATATTAAATATTGCTTAACTCCGAATCAGTGCCCGGTAATTCCCATCATGGACAGGAAGTTTCTCGTGAAAGGATAA
- a CDS encoding phosphoheptose isomerase, whose translation MIDFIKSKIQTSIDLKTSLLNNTQILTAVDAIVKEICTSYKNQGKVLWCGNGGSAADSQHLAAELSGRFYYDRPPLFSEALHVNTSYITAVANDYSYDIIYSRLVEAMGKKGDVLLGLSTSGNSGNVIKAFEKANEMGLITIGFTGETGGKMKDLCKYLINIPSKDTPRIQECHMLLGHTICEMVEINLFPKN comes from the coding sequence ATGATAGATTTTATTAAATCAAAAATTCAGACGTCGATTGATCTGAAAACGTCTTTACTAAACAATACTCAAATTTTAACTGCTGTAGATGCAATTGTTAAAGAAATTTGTACCAGCTATAAAAACCAAGGGAAAGTACTTTGGTGCGGAAACGGTGGTAGCGCAGCAGACTCTCAACACCTGGCCGCTGAGTTAAGCGGGAGATTTTATTACGACCGTCCACCACTCTTTTCTGAAGCTTTACATGTAAATACCAGCTACATTACTGCTGTAGCAAATGATTACAGCTACGACATCATATATAGTCGCCTGGTGGAAGCCATGGGTAAAAAGGGAGATGTTCTTTTAGGGCTGAGCACCAGTGGTAACAGCGGTAATGTGATAAAGGCTTTTGAAAAAGCGAACGAAATGGGACTGATAACGATCGGTTTTACCGGCGAAACAGGCGGTAAAATGAAAGACCTTTGCAAATACCTTATTAATATTCCAAGTAAAGACACTCCCAGAATACAGGAATGCCACATGCTTTTAGGACACACTATTTGTGAAATGGTGGAAATAAATTTATTTCCTAAGAACTAA
- a CDS encoding D-glycero-D-manno-heptose 1-phosphate guanosyltransferase, giving the protein MLQTAIILAGGFGTRLQSVVSDLPKPMAPINGEPYLNYQLNYLKHYGIKKVIFSLGYLAEKIQNYYKSSFNGLEIDYVVEQKPLGTGGGIRMAMEHCKDDYALILNGDSFFDINLHDYFRLHVNEVSEFSLALRKVENASRYGTIEIDANDRITSFREKTNENKAGLINGGVYILNKQLYLESTPQKINFSIEKDFFEKQLAALQIKGFEFTGYFIDIGIPEDYTKAQNDFKGFTYR; this is encoded by the coding sequence ATGCTTCAAACAGCAATTATACTGGCCGGGGGATTCGGCACTCGTTTACAAAGCGTTGTGAGTGATCTGCCAAAGCCGATGGCTCCAATAAATGGTGAGCCTTATTTAAATTATCAGCTGAATTATTTAAAGCATTACGGTATTAAGAAAGTAATTTTTTCTTTAGGGTATCTGGCGGAGAAAATTCAAAATTATTATAAATCAAGTTTTAACGGACTTGAAATTGATTACGTTGTAGAGCAAAAACCTTTGGGTACCGGCGGTGGCATACGTATGGCTATGGAACACTGCAAAGACGACTATGCATTAATTTTGAACGGTGATTCTTTTTTCGACATTAATCTTCACGACTATTTCAGATTACATGTGAATGAAGTTTCTGAGTTTTCGTTGGCTCTTAGAAAGGTAGAAAACGCTTCAAGGTATGGCACTATTGAAATAGACGCGAATGACCGAATAACTTCTTTCCGCGAAAAAACAAACGAAAACAAAGCGGGGCTGATAAACGGGGGTGTTTATATTCTGAATAAACAACTTTACCTGGAGTCTACACCTCAAAAAATAAATTTTTCCATTGAAAAAGATTTTTTCGAAAAACAACTCGCTGCCCTGCAAATAAAGGGATTTGAGTTTACTGGATATTTCATAGATATTGGCATTCCGGAAGATTATACAAAAGCACAAAATGACTTTAAAGGATTTACATATAGATAA
- a CDS encoding phosphatase, whose product MTLKDLHIDKSWTLFLDRDGVINKKLENDYVKHWIEFEFLEGSIDAVKYLATLFGKIVVVTNQQGIGKRLYRTEDLELIHKNMLYEIDFYGGKIDKVYFSPYLTAENHPSRKPGIGMALNAQKDFPEIDFKKSIVVGDSMSDMEFGKNAGMKTIFISEEKRQDEKIDFNFKSLNELVITLQNTL is encoded by the coding sequence ATGACTTTAAAGGATTTACATATAGATAAAAGCTGGACTTTGTTTCTTGATCGTGACGGGGTAATCAATAAAAAGCTCGAGAACGATTACGTGAAACACTGGATAGAATTTGAATTTTTAGAAGGAAGCATTGATGCTGTAAAATACCTTGCCACACTTTTCGGGAAAATTGTTGTGGTTACAAATCAACAGGGAATAGGCAAACGGCTTTACCGTACTGAAGACTTAGAATTGATTCATAAAAACATGCTTTATGAAATTGATTTTTATGGCGGAAAGATTGATAAAGTTTATTTTTCCCCTTACCTCACGGCCGAGAATCACCCTAGCCGCAAACCAGGAATTGGTATGGCTTTAAACGCTCAGAAAGATTTTCCTGAAATTGATTTCAAAAAAAGCATTGTGGTGGGCGATAGTATGAGTGATATGGAATTCGGCAAAAATGCAGGTATGAAAACCATTTTTATCTCCGAAGAAAAACGACAGGATGAAAAAATAGATTTTAATTTTAAATCACTGAATGAGCTGGTAATTACTTTACAAAACACACTTTGA
- a CDS encoding glycosyl transferase — protein sequence MKISIITITYNSAATLEETLLSVINQTYHDIEYIIVDGKSTDDTLKIIDKHKDKISKVISEKDKGLYDALNKGIDMATGDVIGILHSDDFYIDNQVIEKYAKTFLKNNSDSVYSDLYYVDKSNTDKIIRKWKSGDYSEKSFINGWMPPHPTFFLKKEIYKKFGKFNTDFKSAADYELMLRFIEKNKISISYLPEYTVKMRVGGKSNVSVQNRVNANFEDRRAWEINGLKPRFYTLYLKPFRKILQFF from the coding sequence TTGAAAATCTCTATTATAACCATTACCTACAACTCTGCTGCAACGCTCGAAGAAACGCTTCTTTCGGTCATTAACCAGACTTACCACGATATAGAATATATTATCGTAGATGGAAAATCAACGGATGACACTTTAAAGATCATAGACAAACACAAGGATAAGATTTCGAAAGTAATTTCCGAAAAAGACAAAGGTTTGTACGATGCGCTGAATAAAGGAATTGATATGGCTACGGGCGACGTGATTGGCATTTTGCACTCCGATGATTTTTACATTGACAACCAGGTGATTGAAAAATACGCGAAAACGTTTTTGAAAAATAATTCTGATTCAGTGTATAGCGATTTGTATTATGTAGATAAAAGTAATACTGACAAAATCATCCGTAAATGGAAAAGCGGAGATTATTCCGAAAAATCCTTTATAAATGGCTGGATGCCACCCCACCCGACTTTCTTCTTAAAGAAAGAAATCTATAAAAAATTCGGCAAGTTTAACACGGATTTTAAAAGTGCCGCTGACTATGAATTGATGTTGCGTTTTATTGAAAAAAATAAAATCAGCATTTCCTATTTACCTGAATATACCGTTAAAATGAGGGTGGGAGGTAAAAGTAATGTGAGTGTGCAAAACCGTGTAAATGCTAATTTTGAAGACCGCAGAGCCTGGGAAATAAATGGCCTTAAGCCAAGGTTTTATACCTTGTACTTAAAGCCATTTCGTAAAATTCTTCAGTTTTTTTAA